A genomic window from Desulfurobacteriaceae bacterium includes:
- a CDS encoding DUF1786 domain-containing protein has product MKAFLVDIGKGTQDILYADSTINPENWIKAILPSPTRILAERIKKMEEDVFIDGYVMGGGPVKKAILEHLAKGFKVFISESAAKTIKDDLNRVKELGVEIISRMEKSNLIFSDLMFDLWKKIINLVGEEFSPEIVGIACQDHGFIEGQSDRITRFSYFRERLKETQDPYEFFFLRKTGFFSRFDSVIEQLKMKGLKGFVMDSKIASICGILSYAEEMGIDEFIGLDIGNGHTLGVSMKEGKIRGLFEHHTRYLTKEKLKGLVKRLSEGTLTFEEVFNDNGHGAVVLGKINPQKIFIAGPNRKLFKEFGEYAYPGGDVMITGCIGLYEVAKRLMNLC; this is encoded by the coding sequence ATGAAAGCTTTTCTTGTAGATATAGGGAAAGGAACACAGGACATTCTTTACGCCGATTCAACAATTAACCCAGAAAACTGGATAAAAGCTATTCTACCGTCACCAACGAGAATACTTGCGGAAAGAATAAAGAAAATGGAAGAGGATGTATTTATCGATGGCTATGTTATGGGGGGAGGTCCTGTTAAAAAAGCTATTTTAGAACATCTTGCCAAAGGTTTTAAGGTCTTTATTTCAGAAAGTGCAGCAAAGACTATCAAGGATGATTTAAATAGAGTAAAAGAACTTGGAGTAGAAATCATTAGTAGAATGGAAAAATCCAACCTAATTTTTTCAGACCTAATGTTTGATCTTTGGAAAAAGATTATAAATCTTGTAGGAGAAGAATTCTCTCCAGAGATAGTAGGTATAGCTTGCCAGGATCATGGGTTTATAGAAGGACAGAGTGATAGGATAACAAGATTTTCCTACTTTAGAGAAAGACTTAAAGAGACTCAAGACCCTTACGAGTTCTTTTTCTTACGTAAGACAGGTTTCTTTTCAAGGTTTGACTCTGTAATAGAACAGCTGAAGATGAAAGGTTTGAAAGGCTTCGTTATGGACAGCAAAATTGCTTCTATCTGTGGAATCTTAAGTTATGCAGAAGAAATGGGCATAGATGAGTTTATAGGACTTGATATTGGAAATGGTCATACATTGGGAGTTTCGATGAAGGAAGGAAAAATAAGAGGACTTTTTGAACATCACACTAGATATCTTACGAAAGAAAAGCTTAAAGGACTTGTAAAGAGACTCTCTGAAGGAACCCTAACTTTTGAAGAAGTCTTTAATGATAATGGGCACGGTGCTGTCGTGTTGGGAAAGATAAACCCTCAAAAAATCTTTATTGCTGGTCCCAACAGGAAACTTTTTAAAGAGTTCGGAGAGTATGCTTACCCTGGAGGAGATGTAATGATTACAGGATGTATTGGTCTTTATGAAGTGGCAAAAAGATTAATGAACTTATGCTAA
- a CDS encoding bifunctional oligoribonuclease/PAP phosphatase NrnA, translating to MRLSREEMAKLLRSLEGKILITTHKNPDGDAIGSSLAWYNFLKRLGKNVKIIYKDSPPFNFDFLPGIEEINVIDEIKEEFDWVIITDVSDFKRTGFDVIPSKKSIVIDHHITAEDFADYSIVEPEISSTCELSYEIMKLMDFSLIEYPVALPLYTGIFTDTGGFSYSNTSPRTHVIAAELIKKGIDPYFITKNLFERNRLSRFKLLKLVLETLEFAAGGKVAHITLFKNFLKEACAVLEESEGFINYPRSIMGVEVAIFFKEMEENLWKVSMRSKGRVDVAQIAKEMGGGGHKMAAGFEFRGSLEEVKEKLFEKIEKSLA from the coding sequence ATGAGACTTTCAAGAGAAGAAATGGCAAAACTTTTAAGAAGTCTTGAAGGAAAGATTTTAATAACAACCCATAAAAATCCTGATGGAGATGCAATAGGAAGTTCTCTTGCTTGGTATAACTTTTTAAAGCGTTTAGGTAAAAATGTGAAAATAATATACAAAGACTCTCCTCCTTTTAACTTTGACTTTCTTCCTGGAATAGAAGAAATAAATGTCATTGACGAAATAAAAGAGGAGTTTGATTGGGTAATAATTACTGACGTTTCTGATTTCAAAAGAACAGGCTTTGATGTAATACCTTCTAAAAAATCAATAGTTATAGACCATCACATTACTGCAGAGGATTTTGCTGATTACTCTATAGTTGAACCGGAAATTTCCAGCACTTGTGAGTTATCCTATGAGATAATGAAACTTATGGACTTCAGCCTTATAGAATATCCTGTAGCCCTTCCCCTTTATACAGGAATCTTTACAGATACGGGAGGATTCAGTTATAGCAACACTTCGCCACGTACTCATGTAATAGCAGCAGAACTCATAAAAAAGGGAATAGACCCCTACTTTATAACTAAAAACCTTTTTGAAAGGAATAGGCTTAGTAGGTTTAAACTTTTAAAGCTTGTTCTTGAAACCTTAGAGTTTGCTGCTGGAGGAAAAGTCGCTCACATAACCTTATTTAAAAACTTTCTAAAGGAAGCCTGTGCAGTTCTTGAAGAGTCTGAAGGGTTCATAAACTATCCACGTTCTATAATGGGAGTAGAAGTAGCAATATTTTTCAAGGAAATGGAAGAAAACCTTTGGAAAGTTTCTATGCGTTCTAAAGGCCGTGTAGATGTTGCACAAATCGCTAAAGAGATGGGAGGGGGCGGACACAAAATGGCTGCAGGGTTTGAATTTAGAGGGAGCTTAGAAGAAGTAAAAGAAAAACTATTTGAAAAAATAGAAAAGTCTTTAGCATAA
- the rbfA gene encoding 30S ribosome-binding factor RbfA — MRERRRERLRSLLIRELSEIIRTEIDLPENLFITVHDVHISKDGSKATVFISSLKREDAALAVETLNKATGFIHHLLGKRLKIRVVPRPEFVVAPEVFL, encoded by the coding sequence ATGAGAGAAAGGAGAAGAGAGAGACTTCGTTCTCTTTTGATAAGAGAACTTTCGGAGATAATAAGGACAGAAATTGATTTGCCGGAAAACTTGTTTATCACTGTTCACGATGTTCACATTTCAAAGGATGGAAGTAAAGCTACCGTTTTTATTTCTTCCTTAAAGAGAGAAGATGCTGCTTTAGCAGTGGAAACGCTTAACAAAGCTACCGGTTTTATTCACCACTTGCTTGGCAAAAGATTAAAAATAAGAGTTGTTCCAAGACCTGAATTTGTAGTAGCCCCAGAGGTGTTTTTATGA
- a CDS encoding TldD/PmbA family protein: protein MVEFMEKAAGILKKQDVDNFDIYAVESWGSSIEVKRGEVERIKIPVKSGIAIRAVVDGRLGFAYTTDISDEGIRIAIECARENAKFSSQDEYVFSMPSNNSLDFPLYDENFHSIPTNKKVELALELESNVYSFDSRIKRVRKAAYRDSISNVYYLNSNGQSFSYTTSNFFLSVLLAAEENGESQMGWDFDVKRYFSDLDADLVAKRACESALQLLGAKPLETKKLTVIFKNTVFAEIIEALSPVFLGNNVLRKKSLFAEKLGMEVSSHVLNLYDDPTLKDGMGTIPFDDEGVATKRKAIIERGVLKNFLLDTYSAKKLGLKPTGNGMRSSLASLPQAEITNLVVEKGALGLEELIKTPEEVLLITDAMGIHTINPISGEFSIGISGIYFKDGKLVQPVTGMTVAGNIKELLSGITEVGRDQRWIGNVCSPSVMVKSLTVSGE, encoded by the coding sequence ATGGTAGAGTTTATGGAGAAGGCAGCCGGTATTTTAAAAAAACAAGATGTTGATAACTTCGATATCTATGCTGTTGAATCTTGGGGATCATCTATAGAAGTAAAAAGAGGCGAAGTCGAAAGGATAAAAATACCTGTAAAAAGCGGTATTGCAATTAGGGCTGTCGTGGACGGAAGGCTTGGTTTTGCCTACACAACAGATATTTCTGACGAGGGTATAAGAATAGCTATTGAGTGTGCGAGAGAAAATGCTAAGTTTTCATCCCAAGATGAATACGTCTTTTCCATGCCGAGTAATAACTCTTTGGACTTCCCTCTTTATGATGAAAACTTTCATTCTATTCCCACTAATAAAAAGGTGGAACTTGCGTTAGAACTAGAATCAAATGTCTATTCCTTTGACAGTAGAATAAAGAGGGTGAGAAAGGCTGCATACAGAGATTCCATTTCCAACGTTTACTACTTAAACTCCAACGGTCAGAGTTTTAGCTATACAACTTCAAATTTCTTCTTAAGCGTTCTTTTAGCTGCGGAAGAAAATGGTGAATCCCAGATGGGATGGGATTTTGATGTTAAAAGATATTTTAGTGATCTTGACGCTGATCTTGTTGCTAAGAGAGCTTGTGAAAGCGCGTTACAACTTCTTGGAGCAAAACCTTTAGAAACCAAAAAGTTAACTGTTATCTTTAAAAATACTGTTTTTGCCGAAATAATAGAGGCTTTATCTCCCGTTTTTCTTGGAAACAATGTTTTAAGAAAAAAATCCCTCTTTGCTGAAAAGCTTGGTATGGAAGTTTCAAGTCACGTTCTAAATTTATACGATGACCCTACCTTAAAAGATGGAATGGGAACTATTCCTTTTGATGATGAAGGTGTAGCAACCAAGAGAAAAGCTATCATAGAAAGAGGCGTTCTCAAGAACTTCTTACTTGACACGTATTCAGCAAAAAAACTCGGACTTAAACCTACAGGAAACGGAATGAGAAGTTCTTTAGCTTCTTTACCACAGGCAGAAATTACAAATCTTGTAGTAGAAAAGGGAGCTTTAGGACTTGAAGAACTGATAAAGACCCCAGAAGAGGTTTTACTAATAACCGATGCTATGGGTATTCATACTATTAATCCTATTTCTGGAGAGTTCTCAATAGGTATAAGTGGGATATATTTTAAGGACGGAAAGTTAGTTCAGCCTGTTACCGGTATGACCGTTGCTGGAAATATTAAGGAACTACTATCTGGAATTACCGAAGTTGGCAGAGACCAAAGATGGATTGGTAACGTTTGTTCTCCATCTGTAATGGTCAAATCTTTAACTGTGAGTGGAGAGTAA
- the thyX gene encoding FAD-dependent thymidylate synthase, which translates to MKVLLVSKNLPPLKDEKAFLRHSYFTFLIEGISRACSHQLVRHRPASYSQQSQRYVAMKNFPYVVPDSIKGKKEEDKYHKLMETIGSFYEELVSKEIPREDARFVLPNACTTRILFTMNGEELVHFLRLRTCNRAQWEIRKMAILMLKILRKEVPSVFNKVGPNCYFLGYCTEGKKSCGKQLEVKRYFSSSL; encoded by the coding sequence TTGAAAGTTCTTTTGGTTTCTAAGAATCTTCCTCCTTTGAAAGATGAAAAAGCTTTCTTGAGGCATTCATACTTTACTTTCTTGATAGAAGGTATTTCTAGAGCCTGTTCTCACCAACTTGTAAGACACAGACCTGCTTCTTACAGCCAGCAATCCCAAAGATACGTTGCTATGAAAAATTTTCCATACGTTGTTCCAGATTCAATAAAAGGTAAAAAAGAGGAAGATAAGTACCATAAATTGATGGAAACTATAGGTTCTTTTTACGAAGAACTTGTTAGTAAAGAAATACCTAGGGAAGATGCAAGATTTGTCCTTCCAAATGCTTGTACTACACGAATTCTGTTTACTATGAATGGAGAAGAGCTTGTTCACTTCTTAAGGCTTAGAACTTGCAATAGGGCCCAGTGGGAAATAAGAAAAATGGCAATTTTAATGCTTAAAATTTTGAGGAAAGAGGTACCTTCTGTTTTTAATAAAGTTGGTCCCAACTGCTATTTTCTGGGATACTGTACAGAAGGAAAGAAAAGTTGCGGTAAGCAGTTGGAAGTTAAAAGGTATTTTTCCTCTTCCTTATAG
- the purQ gene encoding phosphoribosylformylglycinamidine synthase subunit PurQ, protein MKFGIPVYPGSNCEKDVGWVIEKVLGFDVKYLWHKERDLTGVDCVIVPGGFSYGDYLRAGAMAKLSPITESICEFAEKGGLVMGICNGFQILLESGLLTGAMLPNKTLSFICEFVYLRVENNNIPFTKLYDKGEVIRIPIAHAEGNYTCDEETLKELEANGQVVLRYCSENGEVNEKFNPNGSLNNIAGICNKRGNVFGLMPHPERSSEEILGSVDGFRMFKSIVESVLKA, encoded by the coding sequence ATGAAATTTGGAATTCCTGTTTACCCTGGAAGTAACTGTGAAAAGGATGTAGGTTGGGTTATAGAGAAAGTCTTGGGTTTTGATGTTAAGTACCTTTGGCATAAAGAAAGAGATTTAACAGGAGTTGACTGTGTTATTGTACCTGGAGGTTTTTCCTACGGTGACTATTTAAGAGCCGGGGCGATGGCAAAACTATCTCCAATCACTGAAAGTATCTGCGAGTTTGCCGAGAAAGGCGGACTCGTTATGGGGATATGCAATGGCTTTCAAATACTCCTTGAATCTGGATTACTTACGGGAGCTATGCTCCCCAACAAAACCCTTTCATTTATATGTGAGTTTGTCTACTTAAGGGTAGAAAACAATAATATTCCGTTTACTAAACTTTACGATAAAGGAGAAGTTATAAGAATTCCTATTGCCCACGCAGAAGGAAACTATACTTGCGATGAAGAAACGCTAAAAGAACTTGAAGCAAATGGTCAGGTAGTTCTTAGGTATTGTAGTGAAAATGGTGAAGTTAATGAAAAATTTAATCCAAACGGTTCTCTTAATAACATTGCAGGGATATGCAACAAGAGAGGAAACGTTTTTGGTTTAATGCCACACCCAGAAAGATCTTCTGAAGAAATCCTAGGAAGTGTAGATGGTTTTAGAATGTTTAAGTCGATTGTTGAGTCTGTTCTAAAAGCCTAA
- the purS gene encoding phosphoribosylformylglycinamidine synthase subunit PurS — MANYFVKVFITYRAGVLDPQGVAVEKAAHSLGFTKVKDVKVGKYVTMTIEADSVDEVKQELAEMAKKFLVNPVIEEYTFEIEEVK, encoded by the coding sequence ATGGCAAACTACTTTGTAAAGGTGTTCATTACTTACAGAGCAGGTGTTCTTGATCCCCAAGGAGTGGCAGTAGAAAAAGCTGCCCATTCTTTAGGATTTACAAAGGTAAAAGATGTGAAGGTAGGTAAGTACGTTACCATGACAATAGAAGCGGACTCCGTTGATGAAGTAAAGCAAGAACTTGCAGAAATGGCAAAGAAGTTCTTGGTAAATCCTGTTATTGAGGAATATACATTTGAGATTGAAGAGGTGAAGTAA
- a CDS encoding CPBP family intramembrane glutamic endopeptidase: MQCKETCPLIKLYFVTIISMAISVRFFKVYTSFVAFFLMVIVPIVFFKKDLKSIGYRNFTKGFFWGVVSLLVLSPLVFICSAISKNIYLGEVVNSFIAYLPMVIAEETFFRGYFYSQIENETLIGPISKVNLISSFLFTSACVWIYYDPAKFLAFFPSLAMGYLYEKSSSILAPIIFHLGINFIYTLFPC, translated from the coding sequence ATGCAGTGTAAAGAAACCTGTCCCTTGATTAAACTCTATTTTGTAACAATCATTTCAATGGCAATTTCTGTAAGATTTTTTAAAGTATATACTTCTTTCGTAGCATTTTTCTTAATGGTAATTGTTCCAATAGTCTTCTTTAAGAAAGATCTAAAAAGTATAGGATACAGGAATTTCACTAAGGGTTTCTTTTGGGGAGTAGTATCTCTATTAGTTCTTTCTCCTTTAGTTTTTATCTGTTCAGCGATAAGTAAAAACATTTATTTAGGAGAAGTGGTCAACTCATTTATAGCTTACTTACCGATGGTTATTGCCGAAGAAACATTCTTTAGAGGATACTTTTATTCACAAATAGAAAATGAGACTCTAATTGGTCCTATCTCAAAGGTTAATCTCATTTCAAGTTTCCTATTTACTAGTGCTTGTGTTTGGATTTATTACGATCCAGCCAAATTTTTAGCATTCTTTCCTTCCCTTGCAATGGGATACTTATACGAAAAAAGCTCTTCTATTTTGGCACCGATCATTTTTCATTTAGGGATTAATTTCATCTATACACTTTTTCCAT